The Panicum hallii strain FIL2 chromosome 5, PHallii_v3.1, whole genome shotgun sequence genome contains the following window.
TATGTATGTTTTGTTTCTATGAACCTATGTACTCTTTTATTTAGTATGAGTCTATGTAACTTTTGTTTGTATGAACCTATGTATTTTTTTCTATGAACCTATGTATCTTTTGTTTTATTTAATGATGAAATCAGATTTACTTTGTACTATTTATATTGCTGAAATTTAGTTTACTTTTCTTTCATTTAAGCTTGATACAATGGAGGGAGAGGTAAAAGGTGGCACTGTTTGGACAGCAAGTCAGACCACTTTTGTGCAAGCTTTTCTTGTTAATCTTGTAGCTGATGGTTCCAAAACATCAAGTGGTTTCAAGAGAGTTCATCTCAATACTTGTGCTAAGGCTTTGAATGAACATTTTAAGATCAATAGAACACATGAACAGATTTCCAACCACTTGAAAACATTGAAGAAAAAGTACATTAGGATCAATCAACTTAGGAGCAAGAGTGGTGCTGTTTGGGATGAAGAGAACTTTATCATccgttatgatcatgagatgtaCACAAGTCATTTTAAGGTAATAACTTTGTTGTACTTGTATATTTTCTTTTATCATTATTGTTGTCCTGTAGGTACTAATTATCTTGTCCAATGTTAGGATGAGAACGGAAAGGAGAGAAACAAGGGTGATGATGAGTACATAAACAAGTCTCTTCCATACTATGGCAATCTAGCTATAATTTTTGGTGATAGTGTTGCAACAGGGCAATTTGTGAAGACCTCAAGTGAACCTCTTGCTGTAGATGTTGAAGAGGATACACAAAAGGATGAGATGAATCTTAGGACACCATCTAGTGCTACTATTGACAAAGATGACACGGCGGCTTCAGGCAATAGGCCCTCCAAGAGAGCTAAGAAGGATGACAATGGAGCTGATTCTTTGCTTCAAGCCTTTGATCGTGGTACTCAAACCCTAACTAGTGCCATACGAGATGCAGCATCAAAGAAAGCTTTGCCACCGGGTTTGTTTGAAGCTATGGATAGCCTTCCTGGTTTTGAGCTTGAGCAAAAGGCTAAGTACTATTCTTATTTGTTGAACCATCCTAATGTTGCACATGGCTTTGTGGATGCGCCGTTGTTGTACAAGCTCTCTATGATTACTGAGTTCATTAATGCTAATATGTAGGCTTGCTAATTAGCAAATGATAGCAAGACTCTATTTTAGGTGACATAAACTTGTATGTCATGCTTTTGATTGTATCCATGAACAAGGCACTTTGGATTATATGCACGTCGTGATGACTTGTGGTCTATTCTATATGCTATGTTATGATGGATCTTAAGAAGCTGTAATCTTTGAATTATATGTTATGATGTTATGATATCATTAGTATTTTTTGATTGATTATTTAGCTAATACATGAGAATGTGATTATTTTCTACTTCACTTGACTCCTCAACCAAACACAGGATGAAACCGTTCTGTTCCAGTTCACTCTGCAACGAAACAAAAAATAGAGCCGCACCGTTCCAGTTTACCAAACACGGAACAGAGCGACTCCATTCCACTTCGCTCCTCAACCAAACACTACCTAAGTAACTGGCAGGGTGAACATGCTGGACAGCTCATGACGGGGCATACCAGTTTGACAGTGATCTCAGCTGGGCAGCGACCACAAAGGAAGAAGATGCTGCATTCTTCCCCCGTGGAATAGAAACTGAAGACTGAAAAATCTTATTATTCTTACAATTTGCGTGCACAGATGGCTCAGCCCTTGGATTCACATACGATAGGGTTCAGACAGAACAGCAGACTTCAAGTATAGACGGTATGTTGCTACATGTATGTACATCAAATGTGTCCTTATTGTCACTACGGCTACACTCCAATGACTAGGGTCAGTAACTCTGTATTTAAACTATGTACAGTTGAAGTAAAAACATCATTAGTTCTTGTTCCTCAGAGATTGTGTGTGCACTGGCCCCGATGGTGGCGCAAAACTTGTGTTGCCAATGAACCAGTAGAGAACCCATTTCAGATTGCACAGCATGTACTTCAGCGCCTTGGTCCAGTTCTCGTTCTTATTGAAACTTAGGACGATTGTATGGCTCCCTACTTTGTCACCATCAATCCTGTAAAATGACGTAATCTTAATTAACAGCAACACGGGTAACATAAAAGACATAAGAAACCTTCCAATTTACTATCTTCTAGCATCAAACTCATCATAACAGAGTTCCTACATGTGCGCTGCACCAATTGTTGCAGGAACTAAAGAAAGGTCAAAGCCACAAAAATCATTGCCATAAGTATGTAGCACTTAACACTAAACCT
Protein-coding sequences here:
- the LOC112893873 gene encoding uncharacterized protein LOC112893873 gives rise to the protein MYTSHFKDENGKERNKGDDEYINKSLPYYGNLAIIFGDSVATGQFVKTSSEPLAVDVEEDTQKDEMNLRTPSSATIDKDDTAASGNRPSKRAKKDDNGADSLLQAFDRGTQTLTSAIRDAASKKALPPGLFEAMDSLPGFELEQKAKYYSYLLNHPNVAHGFVDAPLLYKLSMITEFINANM